The proteins below are encoded in one region of Micromonospora yangpuensis:
- a CDS encoding alpha/beta hydrolase family protein: MGGKRLIAVLMTALFTAGAAALTGCGVVTGTPAEALPAGHSPERTYTVGVRTLTLDPTSDRPLPVTIWYPRGSAGVATGRFPVVLYSHGLHSLPELHAELTSRWAAAGFVVAAPAYPHTNRFATRFNRADVRHQPADAWRVIRHLGQLNTRRGDPLAGHLDVTRVGAAGHSAGGYTTAGMFTAGHPARLRSGIVIAGGARPGSLTGPARPMLFVHGTADPIVTEAVGRAAHHRVRGPSAFLSLLGQGHGEYLNPGRPGFAQVLATTTDFLRWTLYGDQSARTRLPTDARLPGVTTYDTRPTW; the protein is encoded by the coding sequence ATGGGGGGCAAGCGGCTGATCGCCGTACTGATGACGGCACTGTTCACCGCCGGTGCGGCGGCGTTGACCGGTTGCGGGGTGGTCACCGGCACACCCGCCGAGGCGCTGCCGGCGGGGCACTCGCCCGAGCGGACGTACACCGTCGGGGTACGCACCCTCACCCTCGACCCGACCTCCGACCGGCCGTTGCCGGTGACCATCTGGTACCCCCGCGGGTCGGCCGGGGTGGCCACCGGCCGGTTCCCGGTGGTCCTCTACAGCCACGGCCTGCACAGCCTGCCCGAGCTGCACGCCGAGCTGACCAGCCGGTGGGCCGCCGCCGGATTCGTGGTCGCCGCCCCCGCCTACCCGCACACCAACCGCTTCGCGACCCGGTTCAACCGCGCCGACGTACGGCACCAGCCGGCCGACGCCTGGCGGGTGATCCGGCACCTGGGCCAGCTGAACACCCGTCGCGGTGACCCGTTGGCCGGTCACCTCGACGTCACCCGGGTCGGCGCGGCCGGCCACTCGGCCGGGGGTTACACCACCGCCGGCATGTTCACCGCCGGGCATCCGGCGCGGCTGCGCTCCGGCATCGTGATCGCCGGGGGCGCGCGTCCGGGCAGCCTGACTGGCCCGGCCCGACCGATGCTGTTCGTCCACGGCACGGCCGACCCGATCGTCACCGAGGCCGTCGGCCGGGCCGCCCACCACCGGGTACGCGGCCCGTCAGCCTTCCTGAGCCTGCTCGGGCAGGGCCACGGCGAGTACCTCAACCCCGGTCGTCCCGGCTTCGCCCAGGTGCTGGCGACCACCACCGACTTCCTGCGCTGGACGCTCTACGGCGACCAGTCGGCCCGCACCCGCCTACCCACCGACGCCCGCCTCCCCGGCGTAACCACCTACGACACCCGCCCCACCTGGTAA
- a CDS encoding alpha/beta hydrolase family protein gives MFPRRICALLTAAVLTVGVAGCSTEEPPRSPAAPADPPAAAATPTPRVSAVTAPTRTHAVGVRQLKLKRDDRALPVELWYPARGRAGGEPDRDADAAAGQFPVVVFSHGLGGEPDDYQELLSRWAAAGFVVAAPTFPQTSRGSAGNVLDVLNQPADVSYVLDEVLALDDRDGDALRGRLDTARVAAAGHSAGGVTTIGLFTVGRDERLGAGVVFAGTALGVGTAFAGAAAPQLFVHGELDEVVEYAAGKAVYDKVPWPKAMLSLPKGDHGRDLLSDDDTLRVVSDTTVEFLRWSLYGDEAAKRRMVTEAARGDLATLDNRL, from the coding sequence ATGTTTCCCCGCCGTATCTGTGCCCTACTGACCGCCGCCGTGCTCACCGTCGGGGTCGCGGGCTGTTCGACCGAGGAGCCGCCACGCTCACCGGCCGCGCCGGCCGACCCGCCGGCTGCGGCGGCCACCCCGACGCCCCGGGTCTCCGCCGTGACCGCCCCGACCCGGACCCACGCGGTCGGCGTACGCCAACTCAAGCTGAAGCGGGACGACCGGGCGCTGCCGGTGGAGCTCTGGTACCCGGCGCGGGGCCGGGCCGGCGGCGAGCCGGACCGGGACGCCGACGCCGCGGCCGGACAGTTCCCGGTGGTGGTGTTCAGCCACGGCCTGGGCGGCGAGCCGGACGACTACCAGGAGCTGCTCAGCCGCTGGGCGGCGGCCGGTTTCGTGGTCGCCGCGCCGACCTTCCCGCAGACCAGTCGGGGTAGCGCCGGCAACGTGCTGGACGTGCTCAACCAGCCGGCCGACGTGTCGTACGTGCTGGACGAGGTGCTGGCGTTGGACGACCGCGACGGTGACGCGCTGCGGGGCCGACTGGACACCGCCCGGGTGGCGGCGGCCGGGCACTCCGCGGGCGGGGTGACCACCATCGGGCTCTTCACCGTCGGGCGGGACGAGCGGTTGGGCGCGGGGGTGGTCTTCGCCGGCACCGCCCTCGGGGTGGGCACCGCCTTCGCCGGGGCGGCCGCCCCGCAGTTGTTCGTGCACGGCGAGTTGGACGAGGTGGTCGAGTACGCCGCCGGCAAGGCGGTGTACGACAAGGTGCCCTGGCCGAAGGCCATGCTCAGCCTGCCCAAGGGCGACCACGGACGCGACCTGCTCTCCGACGACGACACGCTACGGGTGGTCTCGGACACCACAGTCGAGTTCCTCCGCTGGTCCCTCTACGGCGACGAGGCGGCCAAACGCCGGATGGTCACCGAAGCCGCCCGGGGCGACCTGGCCACCCTCGACAACCGCCTGTAA